The window CACGCCCGAGAACTACGCCGCCAATTTGAAGCTCTTACCCGCTTATCACGCGCTCGCACAAGAGGCTGGGTGCAGCCCCTCGCAGCTGGCACTGGCCTGGTTGCTGCACCAAGGCGAAGACATCATCCCCATCCCTGGCACCACCTCGGTGGACCATTTGCTCGATGACTTGGCGGCAGTCGATGTGCAGCTTGATGCCAACTTGTTGGCACGCCTGAATGCCTTGATCAACCAAGACACCGTGTCTGGCGACCGTTACAGTGCGCAATCCAACAGCGAGGTGGACACCGAGGTGTTTGGCTGATTGCTTGGTTGTGAAGAACGGACGAGCGAACTTTCGCGACGAAACATCAGAAGCTGTTCCAGTACAGCCCCATGGGGTTTTCCGTCATGATCTGCTCAAAAAATTCTGACGGTATCCATTGATGGGCTTGAGCCATCAGCGTTTCGAAGTTTGCAAATTGTTCATGGTTGGTGCATGGCCAGTCACTGCCCCACAGCAGGGAATGGGGCCCCAACTCCTGCAACAAGAGTCTTGCCAAACGGGCTGAATCCACGTCGCCCAATCGGTAAGCGCCGCTCAACTTGACATGAATGGGTGAAACCCTGGCTCTGGCCTTCAAAGCCAGCAGGGTTGCGTCATTCGATTGGGCCTGCAAGGGCTTGGCCATGTGGTCAATCACCAGGGGCAATTCAGACGGCAATTGCTGCAGCACTTGAGGCAATTTGCCCTGATCCGTGTGCACTTCCAGGTGCCAGCCCATCTCTTGGAGGGTCTGCCACAGTTGGTGGGCTTGTGACCACTGTGGAATGTCGTGTGAAATGCCCGCCAAATTCAAACGGATGCCACGCACTCCGGCTTCGTTCAGAACTTTGAGCGTTTCCACACTTTCATCGGGACTCACCACCGCGATGCCGCGCAAGACATCGGGGTTGGACCTGAGCGAATCCACCATCCAGCGGTTGTCGGTTCCCAAAAAACTCGGTTGCACACAAACCCCACGGCCGACGCCCACACTTTGTGCTTGCTGCAGCCATGTCGACAAGGAAGCACTGTACTGCGGCACATAGCGAGCGCCTTCGATGGCCACACCCGCATTGAACACGTGGTAATGGGTATCGACCCCGTTTTTTGACTGCAATAAATTCATGTTGTATATTCTAGTCCTCTAGATGTCTGGCCACAACGCATGTCCACACTTTTGACCGATCACACCCCTGGCCAAAGCCGCTACGGCAAATTGGCGCAGGCTTTGCGTGATCGCATTTTGCAAGGTGAATGGGCACCGGGTGAGGTGATTCCTGCGGAATCGACGCTGGCTCAAAACTATGGCGTGGCACTGGGCACGATCCGGCAAGCTTTGTCCTTGTTGGTTGAAGACGGCGTCTTGCAACGTCGACACGGCAAAGGCACCTTTGTGACCAAGGGTGTGGATGGCGCTTCGATGATGCGTTTTTTCAGGTTTCGTGGTCTGGACGATGGCGCCAGCATCACACCCCATTCGCACATTCTGAGCAGTCGCTTGCGAGCTGCCAGCGTTCGCGAAGCACAGGTTTTCAGCATGACGCAAGGCGCTCAGGTCCTGCAACTGGAGCGGCTGCGCAGTCTCGATACGGAGCCCTGCCTGCTCGAAACCATCGTTTTGCCATTGCCCCTTTTCGGCGCTTTGGCCGATTCAGACAGCCACGGATGGGACGACTTGTTGTATCCCATGTACCAAGAGCGTTGTGGTGTCGTTATTCAAAAAACACAAGACACGCTGAGCTTTTCTCAGCTCAATGCCACCCAAGCCAAGCGTTTGAAACTGGCGGTTTCACACCCTTGTGTTCTGGTCGAGCGTCAAGCCTTCGACATCGCTGGCCGTTGTGTGGAGCTTCGCACCACACGAGGCGATGCATATTCCTTCAAGTACACGGCACAAGTTCAATAAATAACCCCAGGAGATCATTCATGCCTCATCTTGTTCGTCGCCAAACATGTCAATGGATCGCGCTGGCGTCACTTGCATTCTGTGCAAGTACGCCCTCAGCCATGGCCCAAGCGGCCTATCCCAGCAAGCCCATCACGCTGGTGGTCACTTATCCACCGGGCGGTGGAGCGGATGCCATGGCCCGGCTGATTGGGCCCAAAATGGGCGAAGCACTGGGCCAAACCATCGTGATCGAGAACAAACCGGGAGCGGGCGGACAAATTGGTGCGGCAGCGGTGGCCAAAGCGGCCCCTGATGGTTACACCTTGATGTTGGATGCTTCGTCCTTTTCTGTGAATCCGTCCCTGTATCCCAAACTGCCTTATGACAGCGCCAAGGCCTTTCAACCCGTGGGTGTGGTCGCTTTGTTCCCCAACGTGGTCTTGGTCAACGCCAATTTCCCGGCTAAAAATGTGCCCGAGCTCATCGCCGCTGCGGGCAAAACCAAGGATGCTGTTTCTTACGCCTCATCGGGCAACGGATCGGCGCAGCACTTGGCGGGCGCCTTGTTTGAGTCTGCGGCCAAAGTGGACATGGTGCACGTGCCCTACAAAGGGGGCGGTCCTGCTCTCAACGACGTGATTGGCGGGCAAGTGCCACTGTTCTTCGGAAACTTGGCCTCAACCTTGCAACACGTTCAATCAGGCAAGCTCAGGGCTTTGGCCGTGACGTCTGGCAAACGTTCGTCTATCTTGCCCGATGTGCCCACCTTGAGCGAATCGGGTTTGAGAGGCACCGAGATTTACGAGTGGAATGCGGTTTTTGCACCTGCCAACACGCCCGAGCCTGTGATGAAAAAACTGGCCGATGCCTTTCAGCAAGCGCTGGATTCACCTGAGGTCAAAGCACGCATCGCGCAACTCGGTGGTGACATTCAAAAAGGCTCACCAGAGCAAGCCAAGCGGTTCATTGAGCAGCAAACCAGTTTGTGGAGTCGCGTGATCAAAGAACGCAAAATCACCATCGAATAAGGCCATGAACTGACGCAGGCTCAGTGGCCAGATCGGCTTGCGCCGATCAGCCAGCATCAGGCTGCTGTCCAGGCGCAGCTTTTTGAAAGGCTTCCAGCGCCATGCAGGCTTTTTCAACCGCCATGATGTGTGGCCATTGCGTCAGGTCCACGTTGAAACGGCGGGCGCTTTCAACCTGGGGAATCAGGTACACATCGGCTAGGGTAGGGCTGTCGCCAAAGCTGAAGCGGCCGCGCTGCGTGTCAGCCGAGATCAGGGCTTCGTAGGCGTCAAAGCCTGAGCTGATCCAGTTGGCGCACCAGGCGTTGATGGCGTCTTCGTTGGCACCGAATTGTTTGCGCAGCGTTTGCAACACGCGGCGGTTGTTGAGGGGGTGGATGTCACAACCCACCATGGCCGCCAGTGCACGCACGCGTGCGCGATCCTCCGCGCCTGCAGGCAGCAGGGCGGGTGTGGGGTGTTTTTCTTCCAACCATTCGATGATGGCCGGCGATTGGATCAGCACCTGTTTACCGGTGTCGAGCGCGGGCACCATTTGCTGAGGGTTGACCGACTTGAAGGCATCGCCTTGTTGTTCATCGACCCGCAGGTCCACCGCCACGTAGTCGGTGGCCACACCTTTGAGGTTGAGCGCAATGCGCAGGCGGTGCGAGGTGCCGCTTCTGAAAAAACTGTAGAGCTTCATGGTCTGATGTCCTGTTGGGGCGGGTGCTTGAGGGCAGGGCGTCTGCGGTCGGCCTGGATTATTCAGCGGCGCCAATCGTGAGCGTTATCTCGGCCACGCCTTCAACCCGCCCCGTGATTTTGTCACCACTCACCACCGCGCCCACGCCTTCGGGCGTGCCGGTGTAAATCAAGTCGCCGGGCTGAAGGTGGTAGTAGGTGGACAGGTCGACGATGATTTCGCGGATGTTCCAGATCAGCTTGTCCACGTTGGACGACTGCTTGGTTTGGCCGTTCACCTCCAAAGCAATCGCGCCGTTTTCGATCACCACGCCGGGCATGGGCACGATCTCGGAGCAGACCGAGCCTTGCTCGATGTCTTTGCCCGTGTCCCAAGGGCGGCCCTTGTCACGCGCCACCAATTGCAGGTCGCGGCGGGTCATGTCCAGGCCTGCGGCGTAGCCATAAACCAACTCGTGCGCCTGGGCTTCGCTCACCCGAAAACCAGCTTTGCCAATGGCCAACACCAGCTCCATTTCGAAGTGGTAATTGTTGGTGCGGGGTGGGTAGGCCACCACGGCAACATGGTTCACGCCGCTTTCCACCAAGGTCTGGGGCGACTTGGTGAAGTAAAACGCTTGCTCTACGGTCTTATCAACAGGACGCCCCATTTCGATGGCATGTGCATGGTAATTGCGGCCCACACAAAAGATGCGGTTGACGGGGAAGCGCTCGGCCCGGCCACGGATGGGCAAGGAGGGGACTTCGGGAGGCGAGAAGATGTAAGTGGTCATGGGGTCGTTCAGAGAGTGAAAGATTTTTGTGTAGCAGCCCGCCTGCTGGCGATTCAAGCGCTTGCGGTCCGCAGACCATCGCTTGCAGGCAAGCGCCTACAAATGCTGGGCATCAGCCCCGGTTCTCGTACACACCCAGTTTGCGGTGCAGCGGCGATTCGTCGGCGATGAACACAAAAGCGGGCTTGTCCGCCAACAGGTTGGTCAAAGTCACCGCCTCGTAGCCAGGCGCGCAGCAGGTGTCGGCCTCAAGCAGGGTGAAGGTGCTGGCCACGATTTGTGCTTGCACCGCGCCTTCAATCACATGGAAGACCTGCGCGGGCGAGCGAGCGGGCAAACGCAGGCGCTGGCTGGGGCGCAGCATCAGGGCGTAAAAACCCAAAATGTTTTCCGCATCACCACCGGTTTCGGGGTTGGTGTAAGTGACTTGCACCTGCTCCAAATTGGCGTCATCCGAAGCCAGCGATTCGAGCGCGGCCTTGGCGTCTTTCCAGGCGTAACGCAGCATGGGGTAAGCCTTTTTGCTGCGCTCAAACACATGCGAGGGCACCACACCGCCACGGGCGTATTGCTTGTCGCCCTGGCCGGGCACCACGGTCTGGCGGTCGCCGTTGATGTGGTAACTGGCTTCCATGTAATAGACCAAGGGCAGGTCCAGCACGTCGAGCCAGATCACCGGCTCGGTGCCGTCGTGGCCGTGTTCGTGCCACAGGCCCGTGGGCGTCAGGATCAAGTCGCCCCGACTCATGGGGCATTTTTCGCCGTCCACCGTGGTCCAAGCGCCTTCGCCTTCCACCACCATGCGCACCGCGTTGGGCGTGTGGCGGTGGCTGGGGGCCCATTCGCCGGGCATGAGCAATTGCATGCCCAAATACATGGCTGCAGAAGCCTGCATTTTGTCGAGGCCATGCCCCGGGTTGGCCAGCACCAGCACGCGGCGTTCGGCTTTTTCAATTGGGGTCAACTCGCCCGCTTTGAGCAAGAGCGGCTTGATGTCTTGGTAAGCCCAGCACGTGGGCTGGGTTTGGCGCGTGGGCACTTTGGGGGGCAACACGCCGCGCAGGCTGGGCCATAAGGGCACCAGGTTCACCTTGCGCAGGTCTTGCACGTAGTCTGCGGGCAAGTCTTCGATGCGTCCGAGGTCGTTCATGGGGTGTCTCCTGTTTATGCCTTGTGTTGTGCGGTATCGAGGCAATTGCCCACGTTCCAGCCATACAGCCACTCCATCGCATCATAAAAGCGCTCGGGGCTGCGGCCGCGCCACAGGTCGTTGCGCACCAAGCGCTCCACACCTTTGGCGTGGTAAATGCGGCCCATCTCGCGGCTCGACAGCACGATGCGGGCCGTGCGGGCCACGCGGGCGCGTTGGTACATGTCCAAAGCTTTGGGCCAGTCGTTGTGGTGCGTGCGCAGGGCTTCGCCCAAAGTGACGGCGTCTTCCATGGCCATGCAGGCGCCTTGGGCCATGTACTGCGTGGTCGGGTGGGCCGCGTCACCCAGCAGGGTCACGCGGCCATAGGTCCACTGGCCAATCGGCTCGCGGTCGGCGGTGGCCCAGCGTTTCCAGGTCTTGGGCAGGTCGATCAGCTGGCGAGCTTTGGGGCAAATGCCCTGGAAGTAGCTTTGCACTTCTTCCTTACTGCCCTCGGTCACGCCCCATTCTTCTTGCTGGCGGCTGTGGAAGGTCACGACCACGTTGTACTGTTCGCCCCCACGCAGCGGGTAGTGCACCAGGTGGCAGTTGGGGCCCACCCAGATGGCGGCGGCGTTCCATTGCAGGTCTTGCGGAAAGTCTTTCTTGTCGACCACGGCGCGGTACACCACATGGCCTGTGACGCGGGCCGGGTCGCCCACAAACTGCTCTCGCACCACCGATTTGACGCCATCGGCCCCGATGAGGGCGCAGCCCTTGAAAGCGTTGCCGTTTTGGTCCCACACGGTCACGCTGTAGTCGTCTTGCTCGATGCGCACCACACGCGTGCTGGTATGGAATTGGACCTGACCGGTCTCCTGCGCACCTTCGAGCAAGGACAAATGCACATCGGCGCGGTGGATAACGGCATAAGGATTGCCAAAGCGTTGGCGAAACTTTTCATCGGTGGGGATCTTGCCCACTTGGTACTCGTCAATCGCGTCGTGCATCACCATGAAGTCGGTGTAAACGGCACGGCCACGGGCTTTCTCACCGACGCCCAAAGCGTCAAACGCATGAAACCCGTTCGGTCCAATTTGGATGCCCGCGCCGATCTCGCCGATCTCGGGAGCTTGTTCCAGCACGGTGACGGCAAATCCCTGGCGTACCAAAGCCAGGGCTGCGGCCAGGCCGCCAATGCCACCGCCAGCGACGATGACGGGGAGTTGAGACGATGCAGTGCTCATGGAGGCTCCAGCCAATGATGTTGAAAAGATGATGAGATTATATGCATACATATTAATTTTGAAAAGCCCATTGAGATTCACTGATAGCGATGTGCTGTAAACCGACTAGAATTTCCCGACCGCCCGGTTGGTTAATGCATTGGCATCGCTAGGACTTGGGCATTTATTCCGTCATCGCGAGGTGCGAAGCGACGTGGCGATCCATGGATTGCCGTGCTTCGCTCGCAATGACACCCTCTTGGTTTATTAAAGGAAGCACCCCATGTCCCAAGTCCTGCAAAGTTTCATCGGTGGCCAATGGATCGGCCAGCAAGGCGCACAAAACCTGCGCAGCGCCATCAACGGTGCCACGGTATTCCAAACCCATGCCGAGGCCATCGATTTTGGTGACGCGGTGAACTACGCCCGCACCGTGGGCCTGCCCAATTTGCTGAAACTCGATTTTCAAGAACGCGCCCAGCGCCTGAAGGCCTTGGCCAAATACTTGGGTGAGCACAAAGAGCAGCTGTACGCCATTTCGGCCCACACGGGCGCGACACGCGCTGACAGCTGGGTGGACATCGAAGGCGGCGCAGGCACTTTGTTTGCCTATTCCAGCATGGGCAGCAACGAGCTGCCCAGCGGCAACTTGATCCACGAAGGCCCGGCCTTTCCCTTGGGCAAAAAAGGCGGCTTTGCGGGCACACACATCCTGGTGCCACGCGGCGGCATCGCGGTGCACATCAATGCGTTCAACTTTCCCATCTGGGGCTTGCTCGAAAAGTTCGCGCCCAGCTTTTTGGCGGGCATGCCTTGTATTGGCAAACCCGCCTCGTCCACCAGCTACTTGACCGAAGCCATGGTGCGCCTGGTGGAGCAATCGGGCATCTTGCCCGCAGGCGCTTTGCAGCTGGTGATCGGCTCCACGGGTGACCTGTTGGACCGCCTGAACGGCCAGGACGTGGTGACCTTCACCGGTTCGGCCGACACCGCCGCGATGCTGCGTGTGCACCCCAATGTGGTCAAACACAGCATTCCGTTCAACGCCGAAGCCGATTCGCTCAACTGCGCCATCCTCGCGCCCGATGTCTCGCCCGATGACGAAGAGTTTGATTTGTTCGTGAA is drawn from Limnohabitans sp. 63ED37-2 and contains these coding sequences:
- a CDS encoding cupin domain-containing protein; translated protein: MNDLGRIEDLPADYVQDLRKVNLVPLWPSLRGVLPPKVPTRQTQPTCWAYQDIKPLLLKAGELTPIEKAERRVLVLANPGHGLDKMQASAAMYLGMQLLMPGEWAPSHRHTPNAVRMVVEGEGAWTTVDGEKCPMSRGDLILTPTGLWHEHGHDGTEPVIWLDVLDLPLVYYMEASYHINGDRQTVVPGQGDKQYARGGVVPSHVFERSKKAYPMLRYAWKDAKAALESLASDDANLEQVQVTYTNPETGGDAENILGFYALMLRPSQRLRLPARSPAQVFHVIEGAVQAQIVASTFTLLEADTCCAPGYEAVTLTNLLADKPAFVFIADESPLHRKLGVYENRG
- a CDS encoding fumarylacetoacetate hydrolase family protein, with translation MTTYIFSPPEVPSLPIRGRAERFPVNRIFCVGRNYHAHAIEMGRPVDKTVEQAFYFTKSPQTLVESGVNHVAVVAYPPRTNNYHFEMELVLAIGKAGFRVSEAQAHELVYGYAAGLDMTRRDLQLVARDKGRPWDTGKDIEQGSVCSEIVPMPGVVIENGAIALEVNGQTKQSSNVDKLIWNIREIIVDLSTYYHLQPGDLIYTGTPEGVGAVVSGDKITGRVEGVAEITLTIGAAE
- a CDS encoding tripartite tricarboxylate transporter substrate binding protein, whose amino-acid sequence is MAQAAYPSKPITLVVTYPPGGGADAMARLIGPKMGEALGQTIVIENKPGAGGQIGAAAVAKAAPDGYTLMLDASSFSVNPSLYPKLPYDSAKAFQPVGVVALFPNVVLVNANFPAKNVPELIAAAGKTKDAVSYASSGNGSAQHLAGALFESAAKVDMVHVPYKGGGPALNDVIGGQVPLFFGNLASTLQHVQSGKLRALAVTSGKRSSILPDVPTLSESGLRGTEIYEWNAVFAPANTPEPVMKKLADAFQQALDSPEVKARIAQLGGDIQKGSPEQAKRFIEQQTSLWSRVIKERKITIE
- a CDS encoding GntR family transcriptional regulator produces the protein MSTLLTDHTPGQSRYGKLAQALRDRILQGEWAPGEVIPAESTLAQNYGVALGTIRQALSLLVEDGVLQRRHGKGTFVTKGVDGASMMRFFRFRGLDDGASITPHSHILSSRLRAASVREAQVFSMTQGAQVLQLERLRSLDTEPCLLETIVLPLPLFGALADSDSHGWDDLLYPMYQERCGVVIQKTQDTLSFSQLNATQAKRLKLAVSHPCVLVERQAFDIAGRCVELRTTRGDAYSFKYTAQVQ
- a CDS encoding 3-hydroxybenzoate 6-monooxygenase gives rise to the protein MSTASSQLPVIVAGGGIGGLAAALALVRQGFAVTVLEQAPEIGEIGAGIQIGPNGFHAFDALGVGEKARGRAVYTDFMVMHDAIDEYQVGKIPTDEKFRQRFGNPYAVIHRADVHLSLLEGAQETGQVQFHTSTRVVRIEQDDYSVTVWDQNGNAFKGCALIGADGVKSVVREQFVGDPARVTGHVVYRAVVDKKDFPQDLQWNAAAIWVGPNCHLVHYPLRGGEQYNVVVTFHSRQQEEWGVTEGSKEEVQSYFQGICPKARQLIDLPKTWKRWATADREPIGQWTYGRVTLLGDAAHPTTQYMAQGACMAMEDAVTLGEALRTHHNDWPKALDMYQRARVARTARIVLSSREMGRIYHAKGVERLVRNDLWRGRSPERFYDAMEWLYGWNVGNCLDTAQHKA
- a CDS encoding amidohydrolase family protein, which produces MNLLQSKNGVDTHYHVFNAGVAIEGARYVPQYSASLSTWLQQAQSVGVGRGVCVQPSFLGTDNRWMVDSLRSNPDVLRGIAVVSPDESVETLKVLNEAGVRGIRLNLAGISHDIPQWSQAHQLWQTLQEMGWHLEVHTDQGKLPQVLQQLPSELPLVIDHMAKPLQAQSNDATLLALKARARVSPIHVKLSGAYRLGDVDSARLARLLLQELGPHSLLWGSDWPCTNHEQFANFETLMAQAHQWIPSEFFEQIMTENPMGLYWNSF
- the maiA gene encoding maleylacetoacetate isomerase — its product is MKLYSFFRSGTSHRLRIALNLKGVATDYVAVDLRVDEQQGDAFKSVNPQQMVPALDTGKQVLIQSPAIIEWLEEKHPTPALLPAGAEDRARVRALAAMVGCDIHPLNNRRVLQTLRKQFGANEDAINAWCANWISSGFDAYEALISADTQRGRFSFGDSPTLADVYLIPQVESARRFNVDLTQWPHIMAVEKACMALEAFQKAAPGQQPDAG